From Sporolactobacillus pectinivorans:
CTCCGGATCGAGAATGAGTATTTAAAAAAATTAGAGGCCTTAGTTCGTCAGAGAGAGCAACACGAACGGAACAAGCGCAAGTAGTTACTGAGCTGAGGCAGCACGACTCTCTGAGTGATATTCTTCGAGTGGTGAAACTGCCTAAGAGCGTGTATTATTATGAGCTTCACCGCCCACAGGCAGAGGGGGATGACCCGGTAACCTCGGAAATAAAAGCAATCAAGCAGGACCATCCAGATTACGGTTATCGTCGTGTCTTCTTAGCTCTGAAAAATAATCAGCACGTGACTGTAAATCATAAGAAAGTGCAGCGCATTATGGAAGCCGAAGGTCTCCAGTCAACCTTCTATACCAAACGGATGCGTAAATACAACTCGTACAAGGGGACCGTTGGGAAAATCGCTAAGAATCGGCTCCGCCGCCGCTTCATAACCGACCGTCCATTCCAGAAACTGGTGGCGGACGTCTCTGAATTTCGTTGGGGCCGCAAAACGACGAGAGAACGCCTTTATCTTGAACCTGTGCTGGATCTCTATTCCGACGAAATCCTATCCTTTGCGATCAGTGACCATCCAACTGTCGCTTTTGCGCTCAAACCGCTTCATGAGGCCCTGGAGCATCTTCCTGAGCATCACTATCGTACCTATGTGCACACAGATCAGGGGTTCCAATACCAGAATGAGGCGTGGTGCAGAGAACTTAAATCGCATCGGGTCTATCAGAGTATGTCTCGGAAGGCCACCTGTTTAGATAATGCCCAGATGGAAAGCTTCTTTCACATCATGAAGGCTGAAACAGTCCATTCTCATGATTATCAGACTCGGGAAGAACTTAAACGGGCCATGCGTGAATGGATTAAGTACTATAATAGATCCAGAATCAAAGAAAAACTCGGGGGTCTAAGTCCGATTGATTATCGGATTTCGACTACCGAGCAAACAGCTTAAAAATGTGTCCAGCTTTTGGGGTTCAGATCAAACCACTCCTCTTTTTAATCTTCATTTCTATCATTTACAGCTAAACGCTTTCTGCTAAACACCACAAACAAAAATGAAAGAAACAAAAGAAAAGCAGATAAGGTAAATATGGCCTGCACACCGACCTGGTCCGTCAGATAGCCAATGATCAGAGTAGCCGCTCCGTAGGAAAGTGCGTAGAGAGCGTCTGTTGCAGAATAAACTTTTGCCAGCACACCGAATCCTGTACTTTTCTGGATCAGGGTTCCAAATGAAATGGTCTTCAGCTGTTCGAATAAACCGACCAGCAGAGAAAGCAGCAGTGCGGCAATCGGAATCGGGTTCCATCCGAAACATAGCGTCAAAACGGATGTCGCAAATAATCCGATGAGAGAAGCAGCCATCAAGTGTTTATCGATAAAAGTAGAACTACCGACTGCTATCACACCGCCGGCGATCAGCCCTGCAAAGTAAGCAAAGTTGATGTAGCCCCACCATGCTTCACCGACATGCAGTGCGTGATTGACAAAAACATAAACAATTGCTGCCATCCATACAACAGAAGCCGCAGAGCCCAAGATGTCCGTAATGCTGATGATTCGCAACACTGGTGTATGCCAGATCGCGACCCACCCTTCTTTCATTCCGCCCAGCTTTTTAGATCTTGCTTTCCCATGGTGAAGATGCATTTCGGGCTGCTCGCTTATCAGCAGCATGAATAAGGTTGAAAGAACGAATAAGAGAACGGTCACTCCGACCATGCCGCTTCCACCAATGAAAGCGGCAAGAACTCCCCCGAGCGCCCAGCCGCTCATGTTGATCGTCTGATCAAGGATGGATAGAAAACCATTGGCTTTAACCAAACCTTTTCTACCAACGAGGATCGGGACCATGGCATTGCGGGCCGGCATTGCCCAGCCATCCAGAAAACTGATTAGAATCACGAAAAGAAACAGAAGGAAAATAAAATGATCGATGAAATGGATCTGGAGAAGAACAGCCAGAATCAATAAGAGAATGGTCTTCCCCAGCTGTGAACGGACCAGTGATCCCTTAAGGCCGATCTGATCAAGCACAAGCGGGGCCAGCAGCCCGCTGATAAAGCGGGAAAAAGTGGTAAAGAAAGGCACCAGCGACATGTAGAAGGCAGACCTTGTCACGGTATAGATAACGGTCATCAGCCCGACAATATAAAAGACATCCCCGCAATTGGCCAGCGACTGGCCCATCCAGAGATACCGGAAAGAATATTTTTTTGCCATTGCATTATTTCTCCTTTTTAATTGAAAAAGAATCTGTGAGAAAACAAAGTGGGCCTGCTTTTGCTCACTCATTTTTCCTCAGTTCTTTTTCAAATGACTTTTTCTGGAGTTTCTGCGATGGCAATCACATATTTAGAAATTTCCCTTCCCAATCAGATGCATATTTGAATTGTAACAGTACCCGGCCGTTTGCCGCAAGACAGCGGAGTTATTTTATGTTAAGAAAAGGCTCACTATGACCCTCTTTTACGGCCCGTATTTCTACGCTTTTTTTATAAAACATTCTGAGAAGAAAATACAGCACAGCATAATTAAAAAACAGGCAGGCGGCGACACCGTTCAGCCCCATTCTTAAGGCAAAGGACAGAATCAACATCACGGCCAGACTGATCAGTTCAATAATAAAAGACCGACTTAGGACATAAACACTTTTCCCTACAGATTGCAGCGATGATTTATAGACCTCAAACAATGGCCTGAAGAGATTGGCCAGCAACAGAATAATAAAAATGTCTGCAGCGTAGCGAATCAGGTGAATCTGATTGGTGATCAGGCCGATCAGCGGTTCTCTTAATAGAAAAGAAAGGATACCCAGAACTGAGAAAAGGGCCATCACCCATACCGCTGCGACTTTCGGTATATCGCTCATGCCGTTCCTGTTCCGCGAGCCGAAGCTTTCACTGACGACGGTGATCAGGGCTGTGCCGTACATATAGGTCGGGATAAACGTAATTTGAAAAAGCTGGGAAATGAGCAGATAGCCTGATAGTGCCAGGCCGCCGATATGCGAAAGGATTGCGTTAAGTCCAATGACAAATATGCTGCCTTCCAATGTTTCCTGCCCCATCAGCGGAAGGCTTCTGGAAAAAATAGAGGAAATCACGGTTGGACGATGGCGGAACGAAGCTTTAAGATCGTCCCTCAGAACAACTGAGTATATGATAATATCCAGACACAGTGTCACTATATCCGACAGTGCGGCGCCACGTACACTCAATAGTGGAAAACCGAACGCACCAAAGATAAGCAAATAGTTCAGGCAAGTGTGAATGATGGTCGTGGTCGTTGAGACAATAAAAATCCATCTCGTCTTCTTCCTGATTTTCAGACAATTTGTGAGTGTAAAACTCACAAGCTGAAGCAGCACGTAACCGCTCATAATCGAAAGATAATCGACCCCGGCCCGAAGCGTTGATCCGGAAAATCCATACAACCCCCTTAGCAGGGGAATTTCGGTCACCAAAAGGAGCAGGCCGAAACCAATTCCCAATATACCATTCATGACGAGGGAAGAAATCAGGTAATCGTAATAATTCTCAGGCCGATTTTCTCCCATGGCACGTGAGCCGTAAATATTAAACGTAATGGCCAGGCTCCCCAATATGCCGCTGATGGTGTATAAAAAATTCCCGATTGCTCCAACCGACTGAAAAGCAGCAATGGATACATGGCCGAGCATCGCCTGGTCAATCAGCTCGATCGCGAGTCCAAAGACGGCGTTGGCGATTAACGGAATAGCCAGCGCGTTTAAAGATTGGGTATGCCGTCTAAATATTTCTCTGTTCATGATTTTTTTACTCCGATTCTGTGCCCTGCATTTCACAATCCAGAAATGTGTTCAAGTTTCTCATAATGGAAATGCGATGATTCGATAATTCTTTGATCAATTGATCGGTTGGGAGTGACTTCAGCTTAGTTAGGGGCAACATTTAATTTTCATCCTCATTCTCTGTGTCAATATACCTCACGACCATTTGTTCCTTATCTTATTTCAACAATCCTCCCCACTTTTTCCATCACCCGGGAGAATGCCTGAAACCTCGCTGTTGCTGGCACATTGATTCTATTACTGCTTCGAACAGAGATCATTCTTTGTTGATTAGTTTACAGCCAGAGGCGTATTAGCTCAAGATGCATTCAGAAATTATTGAAAAATTTGTATAAAAAATCATATTTTTTCCGACCATTCGTCTTTTGTGTAAATTTTAATTTTTAAAGCGCATTCATAAAAAATATGGTAAAATATAGATAAATTTAGTAACATCCGTTAGGAGATGCTGAATCATGACCGTTGAACCTGAGAACGTTAAATTGTATCTTGAAGATCCTTCGAAAGCCATACTGGATGCTGAAAATGGATTGTGTTCAGAATCCGAAGTACAACTAATAATCGACGACGTCTATAAACATCTGGATCCTTCCTATAAGGAACTGGGGTCTTTTCAGAAGCTGATTTTTGGATGGTCGATGAGCGCACCCAAGATGTTAATGTCGCAAAATTATCTGGATGAAGTGCTCAAACCTTTTATCAAAAAAGTAAATAGTGAACTTAACTGGCAGCTAAGGGCGCCTGCCGATTTTATGAAATAGTTCTGATGACACATTTTGAAAATATAGGAGCAGAAAAACTTCCTCTTTCCCTGAGTCCATATAAAAGTAAGCCCCATACCGGATTCATTCCTGCTCCGGCACGGGGCTTAGTAGATTTTATGATCACTTTTCCTTAATATGTTTTACTCAAACCGGCGTAATGATTCAACCGGATCAAGATTCGCTGCTTTGGCGGACGGAGCGAGACCGGCGATCACACTGATCAGAACACTGATCGCAATACCAAATATGATGTAAGGTACATTCACGTTCAGAATAGACGTGTGAATATGCGGTTTCGCCAGGGAATTGCCGAGCAGCGCGGCCAAATAAGCAATGATTACGCCAAGAACACCGCTTAATAAGCCTAATAGGCCTGCCTCTGAAAAGAAGAGATGACGGATATCCTTACGGCGCGCGCCCAGTGCACGTAAAATGCCGATTTCCTTCGTCCGCTCCGTGACGCTGATGTAGAGTACCACGATAATCATAATCGCTGAAACGAGCAGCGAGATACCCGCAATGGCAGCGAGGACATATGAGGCCAATGATATATACGTATTCAATGTATCCAAAAAGCTGCCGACGCCAGTGATTGTGTAACCGTGGGACTTAAAGTGATTTTGGACCGACTTGACATTGGCGATTTGATCAACTTTAACCGTTGCGAAATTCGGTTTTAATGTCAGATGCTGTTTCTGATAGATCGCGTGAACGGTCTGAAAAGTTGTGGTAGCCAGTCCCGTCTCCGCTTTTCCGCCTGCTATGCCGGATACTTTAAGTGTTTCAGAAAGCACAATCGGGCGCCGCTGATTATTCATCCCGTTTATGTAAAGCGTCACTTTTTTTCCAATCAGGGAATTAGGGTCTTTTGCCAGCTGCTTCCCGACATCCGTGCTGATCAGGATTTCGCCGTCCTTTGGAAACCCGCCTTTCGAAATATCTTTCTGTGGTATTGTGCCATTGACCGATTCAAAATACTGAGTGTTTGCCAGTGACGAACCATATTGGACTTTTGTCGAAGCCAGATAAACGCCGCTTTCAGCCGACGACACATGTTTCACTGCTTTGATCTGGTTCAAATCGTTCTGCGAGATGGAAGATGATTTGCTGACTCCGCCTCCTCCTGTAGATGAGGCTTGATTCTTCATCGCCTGCGTTTTCGCCAATTGGATAACGGTCGGATTAAGATTTTTCGTAATCTGATCATTAATGTAACCTTGAACACCACTGCCGAGTGCCAACATGATAATTACACTGAAGATACCGATTGCACCGCCGATTGAAACAAGAATATTGCGTTTGGTATTATGGCCAATGTTCGTCAGCGCCATTTTAAATGTAGCGCCAAAGCTCAGATTCTTGGATTTTTGACCATTGCGATCATTCTGTGCCGGATATTTATCACGCAGACTGATATCGTCGGCAATCTTCCCATCATCAATCTTGATAATGCGCGTGCCGTAATCAGCGACAGTCTGGGAATGAGTGACGGTAATGACTAATTTCCCCTGCTTGGCAATCGTATCGAGCAATTCCATAATTTGCTTACTATTCTTTTTATCCAGAGCGCCTGTCGGTTCATCAGCCAGGATAATGTCCGGATTGCTCGCCAGCGCCCGGGCGATCGCCACGCGCTGTTTTTGCCCGCCGGACAGCTGGTTCGGCCGCTTTGTTAAATGGTCGGCCAGTCCGACGGTTCCAAGCAGGCTTTTTGCACGATCCACTCTTTCTTTCTCCGTCATCGATGTCATTTTCAGCGTTAGCAAGACATTATCTAAAACAGATAAGTGATTAATCAAATTGAAGTTTTGAAAAATAAAGCCGACGTTTGCTTTGCGGTAATCATCCAATTCTTTTTCTTTCATGGTTCTCAATGATCTTCCGTTAATCAGCACTTCTCCTGAATAGTCCTGATCCATGCCTCCGATGATGTTCATCAAAGTGGATTTACCACCGCCGGACTCACCCAAAATGGAGACAAATTCCCCCCGCTCAAATTTCAGATCAATGCCGTTCAAAACGGGAAATGTTTTTTTAGCTCCCAGGTGATACGATTTGTGGATGTCTTTCAGTTCAACGTAACTCAATGTGTTCCCTCCAATGTCGCTTTCCACTGTCTAATCTTTCACATGTTTACCCCATAGTGTCATAGTATATGAGATCAGAGACATTTAAAACATCCTCAAGTTTTAACCTCTTATACGTCTGAGGACCTAGCTTCCTAAATGACAGCCACTCTTCTCCAGATGACTGTAAACAAGCAAGATGAATGGAGTGTGAACCTCTGAGACATTATCAATAACAATTTTTTACATACCTGCAGTTTTAAACTGAGTTTCATATAATTTCCTATACAGCGGGCAGTCCTCAAGCAAAAAAGCATGCGTGCCGATAGATACGATCCGGCCTTTTTCCATGACAACGATTTTATCCGCTCCGAGAACTGTCGAAAGACGATGAGCAATGACAAGTGCGGTCCGTCCCTGCAGCAAAGAGGCCAGTGCATTTTGAATCTTGCGTTCTATGAGTGAATCCAGAGAACTCGTAGCTTCATCAAGAAGAACAATCTTGGGTTCCTGCAGCAGCACACGTGCGATCGCCAAACGCTGGCGTTCACCGCCGGACAGACGATAGCCGCGCTCACCAACAACGGTATCGTATCCTGCCGGCATCGCGGCTATCGTTTCGTGAATTTGGGCGGCTTTACAGGCTACCACCATCTCCTCTATAGAGGCGTCCTCCCTTGCAAGACGGAGGTTGTAAGCAACCGTATCATGAAAGAAGAAAGGATCCTGTGGAACCATGCCCATTTGCGATCGCAGTGATGTCAGAGTCAACGATTTGTTATCCATGTTGTCCAAATATAGACAGCCTCGGTTGGGGTCGGAAAACCGCGGAATAAGATTAAGCATAGTCGTTTTACCGGCGCCGCTCGGGCCGACAAGTGCCACCGTTTCGCCCGGTTTTATAGTCANAAGTGCCACCGCCCGGTTTTATAGTCAGTGTGACGTCTCTCAATGCCCATCGCGTCCGTTTCTCTTCGTAGCTATCCCGGACCGCGGTTTTGTCTTCATTTTCAGAGCCGCTGTTTGATCTGTAGTTTTTTTGCCTGTCTCCGTAAGAAAATGAAACATTCTCCAGATGAATCCCGCCTTTTACGCTGTTCTTCGATAGGGTTAGTGGTCCGTCCTGTACTTCCGGCTCGATATCCATAACCTCGAAAATGCGCCGAAACAGCGCAATAGAAGAAAGTATACTGACATGAAGCTGAGCCAGCTGGCTAAGCGGACCATAGAGGCGTGAAAGCAAAGCGGTGAAAGCCACGATGACTCCGAGTCCGATCTGGTGATTGATAACGAGCCAGCCCCCATAAGCCCATAAGAGTGCCGGACCAATTGAGGAAAACATGTTGAGCCACATGAACAGCCAGCGGCCGACAAGAGCTGTATGAACCTGGAGATCGCGAAGCGTCTGGTTGGACTCCGAAAATTGCTTTTCCTCAGCAGCCTGCCGATTAAAAATACGGATCAGTAAAGCGCCGCTCACGCCGAGTGATTCACTGAGCTGAATCGTCATCACGGCAAGCCAGTGTTGAATCTGCGCCTGCAGCGATTGTCTAGTTCTACCTACCCGCTGAGTCGGAATGACAAAACCAGGCACAACAAT
This genomic window contains:
- a CDS encoding ATP-binding cassette domain-containing protein — its product is MSYVELKDIHKSYHLGAKKTFPVLNGIDLKFERGEFVSILGESGGGKSTLMNIIGGMDQDYSGEVLINGRSLRTMKEKELDDYRKANVGFIFQNFNLINHLSVLDNVLLTLKMTSMTEKERVDRAKSLLGTVGLADHLTKRPNQLSGGQKQRVAIARALASNPDIILADEPTGALDKKNSKQIMELLDTIAKQGKLVITVTHSQTVADYGTRIIKIDDGKIADDISLRDKYPAQNDRNGQKSKNLSFGATFKMALTNIGHNTKRNILVSIGGAIGIFSVIIMLALGSGVQGYINDQITKNLNPTVIQLAKTQAMKNQASSTGGGGVSKSSSISQNDLNQIKAVKHVSSAESGVYLASTKVQYGSSLANTQYFESVNGTIPQKDISKGGFPKDGEILISTDVGKQLAKDPNSLIGKKVTLYINGMNNQRRPIVLSETLKVSGIAGGKAETGLATTTFQTVHAIYQKQHLTLKPNFATVKVDQIANVKSVQNHFKSHGYTITGVGSFLDTLNTYISLASYVLAAIAGISLLVSAIMIIVVLYISVTERTKEIGILRALGARRKDIRHLFFSEAGLLGLLSGVLGVIIAYLAALLGNSLAKPHIHTSILNVNVPYIIFGIAISVLISVIAGLAPSAKAANLDPVESLRRFE
- a CDS encoding MFS transporter, which produces MAKKYSFRYLWMGQSLANCGDVFYIVGLMTVIYTVTRSAFYMSLVPFFTTFSRFISGLLAPLVLDQIGLKGSLVRSQLGKTILLLILAVLLQIHFIDHFIFLLFLFVILISFLDGWAMPARNAMVPILVGRKGLVKANGFLSILDQTINMSGWALGGVLAAFIGGSGMVGVTVLLFVLSTLFMLLISEQPEMHLHHGKARSKKLGGMKEGWVAIWHTPVLRIISITDILGSAASVVWMAAIVYVFVNHALHVGEAWWGYINFAYFAGLIAGGVIAVGSSTFIDKHLMAASLIGLFATSVLTLCFGWNPIPIAALLLSLLVGLFEQLKTISFGTLIQKSTGFGVLAKVYSATDALYALSYGAATLIIGYLTDQVGVQAIFTLSAFLLFLSFLFVVFSRKRLAVNDRNED
- a CDS encoding ABC transporter ATP-binding protein; this translates as MHEFRGLGLGAGNGGQYRGSLKKWRMQELAANEHLDVKILWRALRAFVPYWPHAITVALVILITAIGGAMPAWLTQRIIDDGINQHQMSVIIDYTLILIAIAVVTGLLEVLQTWLSNLIAQNVMADYRMALFHHLQRQTVSFFAYRKSGDLVSCVSNDVEAIQSVVTTTVVGFVSNFLNIAATLFLMFSMNWRLAVLALIVVPGFVIPTQRVGRTRQSLQAQIQHWLAVMTIQLSESLGVSGALLIRIFNRQAAEEKQFSESNQTLRDLQVHTALVGRWLFMWLNMFSSIGPALLWAYGGWLVINHQIGLGVIVAFTALLSRLYGPLSQLAQLHVSILSSIALFRRIFEVMDIEPEVQDGPLTLSKNSVKGGIHLENVSFSYGDRQKNYRSNSGSENEDKTAVRDSYEEKRTRWALRDVTLTIKPGGGTXDYKTGRNGGTCRPERRR
- a CDS encoding ABC transporter ATP-binding protein: MALVGPSGAGKTTMLNLIPRFSDPNRGCLYLDNMDNKSLTLTSLRSQMGMVPQDPFFFHDTVAYNLRLAREDASIEEMVVACKAAQIHETIAAMPAGYDTVVGERGYRLSGGERQRLAIARVLLQEPKIVLLDEATSSLDSLIERKIQNALASLLQGRTALVIAHRLSTVLGADKIVVMEKGRIVSIGTHAFLLEDCPLYRKLYETQFKTAGM
- a CDS encoding IS3 family transposase; its protein translation is MRGLSSSERATRTEQAQVVTELRQHDSLSDILRVVKLPKSVYYYELHRPQAEGDDPVTSEIKAIKQDHPDYGYRRVFLALKNNQHVTVNHKKVQRIMEAEGLQSTFYTKRMRKYNSYKGTVGKIAKNRLRRRFITDRPFQKLVADVSEFRWGRKTTRERLYLEPVLDLYSDEILSFAISDHPTVAFALKPLHEALEHLPEHHYRTYVHTDQGFQYQNEAWCRELKSHRVYQSMSRKATCLDNAQMESFFHIMKAETVHSHDYQTREELKRAMREWIKYYNRSRIKEKLGGLSPIDYRISTTEQTA
- a CDS encoding MATE family efflux transporter, translated to MNREIFRRHTQSLNALAIPLIANAVFGLAIELIDQAMLGHVSIAAFQSVGAIGNFLYTISGILGSLAITFNIYGSRAMGENRPENYYDYLISSLVMNGILGIGFGLLLLVTEIPLLRGLYGFSGSTLRAGVDYLSIMSGYVLLQLVSFTLTNCLKIRKKTRWIFIVSTTTTIIHTCLNYLLIFGAFGFPLLSVRGAALSDIVTLCLDIIIYSVVLRDDLKASFRHRPTVISSIFSRSLPLMGQETLEGSIFVIGLNAILSHIGGLALSGYLLISQLFQITFIPTYMYGTALITVVSESFGSRNRNGMSDIPKVAAVWVMALFSVLGILSFLLREPLIGLITNQIHLIRYAADIFIILLLANLFRPLFEVYKSSLQSVGKSVYVLSRSFIIELISLAVMLILSFALRMGLNGVAACLFFNYAVLYFLLRMFYKKSVEIRAVKEGHSEPFLNIK